The following proteins come from a genomic window of Erpetoichthys calabaricus chromosome 18, fErpCal1.3, whole genome shotgun sequence:
- the mkrn2os.2 gene encoding MKRN2 opposite strand protein isoform X1 has translation MDKRVVRFQHCRGEIYGFFVPELCPVCGESLSHRRLEDAPVSIPSPFTDGHQAKCSFLVKPTKGTFLRDYDGKSDLHVGITSTAGMVYNYREGGVCQDMSGWEQAVSVALVQPDMYSLIDQWDHYLEHFSQADTWDPKRYNENDHNCYTFALTFINCVLITQGSRQLSKNEFTERFVLPRTKRASKYITLYQEISENHFYIVDTAQDHTQNENV, from the exons ATGGACAAACGGGTTGTCCGCTTTCAGCactgcagaggagagatctacGGCTTCTTTGTCCCGGAACTGTGTCCTGTGTGTGGAGAGAGCTTGAGCCACCGGAGACTTGAAGACGCACCTGTTAGCATCCCCAGCCCCTTTACTGATGGACACCAGGCAAAATGTTCCTTTCTGGTGAAACCCACAAAGGGCACGTTTCTCAG GGACTATGATGGAAAATCGGATCTTCATGTGGGGATCACCAGTACTGCAG GTATGGTGTACAACTACAGAGAAGGTGGAGTGTGCCAGGATATGAGTGGCTGGGAGCAGGCGGTCAGTGTGGCCCTGGTGCAGCCTGATATGTACAGTCTAATTGACCAGTGGGACcactacctggagcacttctcgCAGGCAGACACGTGGGACCCAAAAAG gtACAATGAGAATGATCACAACTGTTACACTTTTGCGCTGACATTTATAAACTGTGTGCTGATCACTCAGGGCAGTCGACAGTTGAGTAAGAATGAATTCACCGAGAGATTTGTGCTGCCTAGAACAAAGCGAGCCTCTAAATACATCACACTATACCAAGAAATCTCTGAAAATCACTTTTATATTGTTGACACAGCACAAGACCatacacagaatgaaaatgtgtaa